The following coding sequences are from one Rhipicephalus sanguineus isolate Rsan-2018 unplaced genomic scaffold, BIME_Rsan_1.4 Seq554, whole genome shotgun sequence window:
- the LOC119377720 gene encoding tigger transposable element-derived protein 4-like codes for MLMATVTGVKRPQQPANDLETKVMILKDVDAGVSRQEIMKKYDVKRSTLSDYVKNKEKIFAAFDSGKFTGKRKRLRTAAHPKLEDALLRWITDMRNSQLPLSGPLICQQAERYALRMNIESFSASEGWFARFRERHGLVFRNVCGEKAAVDERRIADWKTTELPQYLARYEPANVFNADETALFFKALPDKTITFKGDPCVGGKRSKERITVLLASNMSGTERLPLLVIGKAHNPRCFKNIHHFPVQYRANRKAWMTSDIFQAWLRQLDRRFSANKRKVLLLVDNCSAHTRVTGLECIELVFLPANTTAALQPLDQGIIQHVKSRYRKHVLERILLCKEAGREYDLSLLTAIHILAHVWSDTPPAVIANSFRHSGFVRPDDSDIPPEATPEDTREPTGNMDDEVNDTRFDSLLPSGVQILDYVAIDSDVAVAGPLTDDDILSEVLEEDQNHCSDDDGQDEPTRRRRTVQEAAEALAVLEEFCVCSRDSEHAHHHLMGLNKIVLSEIPTARQTKITHFFKK; via the coding sequence ATGCTGATGGCGACCGTCACAGGAGTTAAGCGGCCACAGCAGCCAGCAAATGATCTTGAAACAAAGGTTATGATATTGAAAGACGTGGACGCAGGTGTTTCTCGACAGGAGATAATGAAAAAGTACGATGTTAAGAGAAGCACGTTAAGTGACTAcgtgaagaacaaagaaaaaattttCGCGGCGTTTGACAGCGGCAAATTCACCGGAAAACGAAAACGACTAAGGACGGCAGCACACCCGAAGCTGGAAGACGCACTGCTGCGGTGGATAACAGACATGCGGAACAGCCAGCTTCCCTTGAGTGGACCATTGATCTGTCAGCAAGCTGAAAGGTACGCACTGAGAATGAACATCGAATCTTTCAGTGCGTCTGAAGGCTGGTTTGCCCGCTTTAGAGAAAGGCACGGGTTGGTCTTTCGAAACGTGTGCGGAGAAAAAGCAGCAGTGGATGAACGGCGTATTGCTGACTGGAAGACAACAGAGCTTCCCCAGTACCTGGCTCGTTATGAACCTGCCAACGTCTTCAATGCCGATGAAACGGCTCTCTTTTTTAAAGCCTTGCCGGACAAAACGATTACGTTCAAGGGCGACCCGTGCGTTGGAGGGAAGAGGAGCAAAGAAAGGATCACTGTGCTTCTCGCTTCAAATATGTCGGGCACCGAGCGCCTGCCACTGCTAGTCATCGGGAAGGCACATAACCCAAGGTGTTTTAAGAACATTCACCACTTCCCTGTGCAATATCGTGCCAATAGAAAGGCCTGGATGACCTCGGATATTTTCCAAGCTTGGCTGCGCCAACTCGACCGCCGCTTCTCCGCTAACAAGCGCAAGGTTTTACTTCTAGTTGACAACTGCAGCGCTCATACCAGAGTGACAGGGCTGGAGTGCATCGAACTTGTATTTCTACCTGCAAACACGACGGCTGCTCTGCAACCGCTGGATCAAGGGATAATTCAGCACGTAAAAAGCAGGTACAGAAAGCATGTGCTGGAACGGATCCTGCTGTGCAAGGAAGCAGGGCGAGAATATGACCTGAGTCTCCTGACCGCAATTCACATTTTAGCGCATGTCTGGAGCGACACGCCGCCCGCGGTCATTGCAAATTCTTTCCGGCACAGCGGCTTTGTCCGCCCTGACGACTCGGATATTCCTCCAGAGGCCACTCCAGAGGACACCCGCGAGCCCACTGGAAATATGGACGACGAGGTGAATGACACGCGTTTTGACTCTCTCCTTCCTagtggcgtccagattttagacTACGTCGCTATAGACTCTGATGTTGCCGTTGCTGGTCCGCTGACTGACGATGATATATTATCGGAAGTGCTTGAAGAGGACCAAAATCACTGTTCCGATGATGACGGCCAGGATGAGCCGACGCGACGTCGCCGCACCGTGCAGGAGGCCGCCGAAGCCCTCGCTGTCCTCGAGGAGTTCTGCGTTTGTTCTCGCGACAGTGAACATGCGCACCACCACCTGATGGGACTAAATAAGATCGTTCTGTCAGAAATTCCGACGGCGAGGCAGACAAAAATAACCCACTTTTTTAAGAAATAA